In Litoribrevibacter albus, a genomic segment contains:
- a CDS encoding DUF2157 domain-containing protein, with the protein MTQQLIPSETRAHLLEFVEDGKIPVEHQEQAVVAAGVRPNSGTWFLFLDKLLLILGGLALSFALLFFIAYNWQELGRFAKFAIVEVAVIIGTLVFVRRSSKDLMARIALLGASISLGVLMALYGQTYQTGADPWELFFNWALLITPWAVVGRFSVLWMFWLGLLNVSLILYHHTFGRFFWVMGREHELLWMLFAFNLCAWVAWELLRNRFRWLNDDWSVRIIATASGACITWLSVDAILRPYGLSGFWVWMIWCVGILYLYQFVKRDLFILAGACLSTIVVVMSFLIEEVMKFDSAGSFLFISLAMIAMGGGSAMWLRSLHVRWLNEE; encoded by the coding sequence ATGACTCAGCAACTTATTCCGTCTGAAACACGTGCTCATCTACTTGAGTTCGTGGAAGACGGAAAAATCCCGGTCGAACATCAGGAGCAGGCGGTCGTTGCAGCTGGTGTCCGTCCCAATTCCGGTACCTGGTTTCTTTTTCTCGATAAGCTTTTGTTGATCCTGGGTGGTTTGGCACTGAGCTTTGCATTGCTATTTTTCATAGCCTACAACTGGCAGGAATTAGGCCGTTTCGCCAAGTTTGCCATCGTGGAAGTGGCTGTGATCATCGGCACCCTGGTGTTTGTTCGTCGATCCTCTAAAGACTTAATGGCCCGAATTGCGTTATTGGGAGCCTCGATCTCTCTGGGTGTGTTGATGGCGCTTTACGGCCAGACGTATCAGACGGGGGCTGACCCCTGGGAACTCTTCTTTAACTGGGCATTATTGATTACGCCTTGGGCTGTTGTGGGCCGTTTTTCTGTGCTTTGGATGTTTTGGCTTGGGCTTCTTAACGTTTCCTTGATTCTTTATCACCACACCTTTGGCCGGTTCTTTTGGGTGATGGGGCGAGAGCATGAATTATTGTGGATGCTTTTTGCTTTCAACTTATGCGCCTGGGTTGCCTGGGAGTTGCTTAGAAACAGGTTTCGTTGGCTCAATGATGATTGGTCTGTACGGATTATTGCGACAGCTTCAGGGGCCTGTATTACCTGGTTGTCTGTCGATGCCATTCTTCGGCCTTATGGGCTTTCAGGCTTTTGGGTCTGGATGATTTGGTGCGTGGGAATCCTGTACCTGTATCAGTTTGTGAAGCGTGATTTGTTTATCTTAGCGGGTGCCTGTTTATCGACCATTGTGGTGGTGATGAGTTTCTTGATTGAAGAGGTCATGAAGTTTGATTCGGCGGGCAGTTTTCTCTTTATCTCGTTGGCAATGATCGCAATGGGAGGCGGCTCGGCCATGTGGCTGCGTAGTCTGCATGTGAGGTGGCTAAATGAAGAGTAA